A region from the Methanobacterium sp. genome encodes:
- a CDS encoding type II CAAX endopeptidase family protein: MNNAYEGKNNWWRYLLTIGATWGIQIALGTLIGIILMIYLIIQGNFSMATYNGYLYNPFFLLPLSLIGFGASYLVLYLCMRFIHLRSFISFITTKSKINWMRVLKGAVVWLAILGIYTLITFLISPEGYKFTFNPNTFGILFIISLVTFPIQASFEELFFRGYLMQGFGLLTKKPIVPLLATSIIFGLVHVMNGSNMTLSIFPVIEASIMGLMLGIITLGEDSIETATGIHIMNNLYVALIVSTEGSVLGDVPSVLSVPADPSGSVLLTIIISAIAIAIIFWGKKDKLMAIFE, encoded by the coding sequence TTGAACAATGCATATGAAGGTAAAAATAACTGGTGGAGATATCTGCTTACAATAGGGGCAACATGGGGTATACAAATAGCTTTAGGTACCCTAATAGGCATAATTTTAATGATATATCTGATCATACAGGGCAATTTTTCCATGGCCACATATAATGGATATCTATATAATCCATTCTTTTTATTACCATTGTCTTTAATTGGATTTGGGGCATCATATTTAGTTTTGTATCTTTGCATGCGCTTTATTCATCTTAGAAGCTTCATATCATTTATTACTACAAAATCAAAGATTAACTGGATGAGAGTATTAAAGGGGGCTGTGGTCTGGCTTGCTATTTTAGGAATATATACTTTAATAACTTTTTTGATTAGTCCAGAGGGTTATAAATTTACCTTTAATCCAAACACATTTGGAATTCTTTTTATTATAAGTTTAGTAACATTTCCAATTCAAGCATCATTTGAAGAGTTATTTTTCAGAGGATATTTAATGCAGGGGTTTGGATTGCTAACTAAAAAGCCAATAGTACCTCTATTAGCTACTTCTATCATTTTTGGGCTTGTTCACGTAATGAATGGGAGTAACATGACTTTAAGCATCTTTCCAGTGATTGAAGCGTCTATAATGGGATTAATGTTGGGTATAATCACTTTAGGCGAGGACAGCATTGAAACTGCAACTGGAATACATATTATGAATAACCTCTATGTGGCATTAATAGTTAGTACTGAGGGCAGTGTATTGGGTGATGTGCCATCAGTCTTAAGTGTACCGGCTGATCCATCAGGAAGTGTATTATTAACAATTATTATTTCTGCAATTGCAATAGCAATTATATTTTGGGGTAAAAAAGATAAATTGATGGCAATATTCGAATAG
- a CDS encoding NUDIX domain-containing protein gives MKSPDLTVDIIIARDNRDIVLVKRKNEPFSGCWELTGGFVK, from the coding sequence ATGAAGAGTCCTGACTTAACAGTAGATATAATTATTGCACGTGATAACAGGGATATTGTACTGGTAAAGAGAAAAAACGAACCATTTAGTGGTTGCTGGGAATTAACGGGAGGATTTGTCAAATAG
- a CDS encoding DUF2953 domain-containing protein, producing the protein MAYLIAAIIILIIILILIGILLVPFQISMNLYRRGPVNEGHFKLSWLRIRLIHRKIPSEEKKPKKEKKERKEEKKVNFNRIPKILMYLEESLPSILRIFQAFLRSVSIKRISINSIIGLESPVDTAILNGYLLGLASIINIFPKTNFTVDPDFNKERIDGSILIEIKLRLLWIVIESLKAFTKKPVRSLFGELRKMRG; encoded by the coding sequence TTGGCATATCTTATTGCAGCCATCATAATCCTTATTATCATTTTAATTCTAATAGGGATTTTGCTGGTTCCTTTTCAAATTTCAATGAATCTTTACAGAAGGGGTCCTGTAAATGAAGGGCATTTTAAATTGAGCTGGCTAAGAATTAGGTTAATCCATAGAAAAATTCCATCGGAAGAGAAAAAACCGAAAAAAGAAAAAAAGGAAAGAAAGGAAGAAAAAAAAGTAAATTTTAATAGGATTCCAAAGATATTAATGTATCTTGAGGAATCTTTACCATCCATTCTTCGCATATTTCAGGCATTTTTAAGATCTGTTTCTATTAAAAGAATTTCAATCAATTCTATTATTGGATTGGAAAGTCCGGTTGATACGGCAATATTGAATGGTTATTTATTGGGCTTAGCTTCTATAATTAATATTTTTCCTAAAACTAATTTCACAGTTGACCCTGATTTTAATAAGGAACGTATAGACGGTTCTATATTAATAGAAATAAAATTAAGACTTTTATGGATTGTCATTGAATCTTTAAAGGCATTTACCAAAAAACCTGTAAGATCGTTATTTGGTGAACTTAGAAAAATGCGGGGATAA
- a CDS encoding type I restriction-modification enzyme R subunit C-terminal domain-containing protein encodes MNEIELEFDGKKVTYAEYKLITRKFIEKQIKTPEELQKLWVDDDKRRKFIDMLHEMRIDINFIKETEKIDKSDTFDVIANMIFEAPLITRNERAEQYIKENIDEISQNDQEVREIILDILEKYKKGGIENIDLRILLNEDMIQKNAYNILKNKLGSLNIAELFNGIKIGLYMIKSS; translated from the coding sequence ATGAACGAGATAGAACTGGAATTTGACGGTAAAAAAGTAACTTATGCCGAATATAAACTCATCACAAGGAAATTCATTGAAAAACAGATAAAAACCCCTGAAGAATTACAGAAATTATGGGTTGATGATGATAAAAGACGAAAATTTATAGATATGCTTCATGAAATGCGGATTGATATTAATTTTATAAAGGAAACCGAAAAAATAGATAAATCTGATACATTTGATGTTATTGCAAATATGATATTTGAAGCCCCTTTAATAACACGAAATGAACGCGCAGAACAGTATATTAAAGAGAATATTGATGAAATAAGTCAAAATGACCAAGAAGTTAGAGAAATCATACTTGATATTCTGGAGAAATATAAAAAAGGCGGAATTGAAAATATTGATCTTAGAATCCTTCTAAATGAAGATATGATTCAAAAAAATGCCTATAATATTTTAAAAAATAAGTTAGGATCTCTAAATATTGCTGAATTATTTAATGGCATTAAAATAGGACTTTATATGATTAAAAGTTCTTAA
- a CDS encoding pseudomurein-binding repeat-containing protein has product MGIGGGIITGKLLFTVLLIASLSLGGISNVSALEEGIVQTQSVNTNTVNKSIYTETDDENILKETAETQKKAEKDIKSTQKASDKKHTKHNRVQRSNNERSVNTQNKNTVSMETTSTESTAKPVTENLNNTQKLDNSTENSVNKNLVSTSKENESTVTTPVTQNTTNQSNKNSQEEPQAASGNTYTNTHGIWLNAGDVSKISVTELKNANITDIFVKANLVSTPTYKTVLKDIVSKFQNTGIRIHAWITCFKDAEGNWVDPANATHRQNLLNTVKDIAKNYNINGIHLDYVRYSGVGDNAANKHAGATENITSFVRDVWNTVKAIDPDIAVSTAVMPEGSSNAYIYGQDYAKLAPYVDFLVPMIYKGNYAKDTAWIGTTTKYIVDQAGEKPVIAGLQAYVSDYDTTKLSASELNQDIKSAADNGASGYVLFRYGTIDEDFINPPNFTLSEIKSAASRIKSFIDINHRLPNHVTIGTAQISMSEFLKLMTSGLIQLNNGTTTSIKFLGVSGPQESTGTFKTGSISKKEYMDIAKRINTFIDSNNNAPNYASSSLGKVNYESLVYMFAKVFNFYNTNNALPNNVAMDLAFKVSPSNSNGTATTIFSLAQIQKAAANVKKYIETNHKLPSYVTVGTSKINPEDFLRLMLIGTIEINDGAKMPLSLKEIGTPAAAAESIKSGDLTKDQYLDLAKRIKAFIDANGKIPNHATTPLGEMKYESFVYMFAKILGFADSNNRLPATVSVNSWSSISTPVISGAPVPADLQKYLAATANCQVTNAQIKALAAKITSGKTTTYAKAVAIFNWVRDNIGYSFYYNTKKGAVGTLNAKTGNCVDTAHLVIALSRAAGLPAMYAHGSCRFTSGSVYGHVWARIWVDGKWYVADATSSKNSLGVVNNWNTATYTLKGTYASLPF; this is encoded by the coding sequence TTGGGAATCGGAGGCGGTATAATTACGGGGAAACTGTTATTTACAGTCCTCTTAATCGCCAGTTTATCACTGGGCGGTATTTCTAATGTAAGTGCATTAGAAGAGGGGATTGTACAAACACAGTCTGTTAATACCAATACTGTAAATAAAAGTATATATACAGAAACAGATGATGAGAATATTTTAAAAGAAACAGCCGAAACGCAAAAAAAGGCTGAAAAAGACATAAAATCAACGCAAAAGGCCAGTGACAAAAAACATACAAAACACAACAGAGTTCAAAGAAGTAACAATGAACGGTCAGTGAATACACAAAACAAGAACACAGTTTCAATGGAAACTACAAGCACTGAAAGTACAGCTAAACCTGTTACAGAAAACTTAAATAATACACAGAAATTAGACAATTCAACTGAAAATTCAGTGAATAAAAATCTAGTTAGTACAAGTAAAGAAAACGAAAGTACAGTAACCACGCCAGTAACTCAAAATACCACAAATCAAAGCAATAAAAACTCTCAAGAAGAGCCACAAGCTGCATCAGGGAACACATATACCAATACACACGGTATCTGGTTAAATGCTGGAGATGTAAGCAAAATTTCAGTAACCGAGCTTAAAAATGCAAATATTACCGACATATTTGTTAAAGCAAATCTGGTTTCAACTCCAACATACAAAACTGTATTAAAAGATATTGTATCTAAATTCCAGAACACCGGAATAAGGATACATGCATGGATTACATGTTTCAAAGATGCTGAGGGTAACTGGGTTGATCCAGCAAACGCTACACATCGCCAAAACTTACTAAATACAGTTAAAGATATTGCAAAAAATTACAATATCAATGGGATCCATCTCGATTATGTGAGATATTCTGGAGTTGGGGATAATGCAGCTAATAAGCATGCAGGTGCAACAGAGAATATAACATCATTTGTACGTGATGTTTGGAACACAGTTAAAGCTATTGACCCTGATATTGCTGTTTCAACTGCAGTAATGCCTGAAGGATCATCCAACGCATATATCTATGGACAGGATTACGCTAAACTTGCCCCATATGTTGATTTCCTTGTACCAATGATTTACAAAGGGAATTACGCTAAAGATACTGCATGGATTGGTACAACAACAAAATATATAGTTGATCAGGCTGGTGAAAAACCAGTGATTGCAGGACTTCAAGCATACGTTTCAGACTACGATACAACCAAATTATCCGCAAGTGAACTTAACCAGGACATTAAATCAGCGGCAGATAATGGAGCATCAGGATACGTCTTATTCAGGTATGGAACAATAGATGAAGACTTCATAAATCCACCTAACTTTACCTTAAGCGAAATTAAGAGTGCAGCAAGTAGGATCAAGTCATTCATTGATATTAATCATAGACTTCCAAACCATGTAACAATAGGCACAGCCCAGATTTCAATGTCTGAATTCCTGAAATTAATGACCAGCGGTTTAATTCAGTTAAACAATGGAACAACTACATCAATTAAGTTTCTGGGTGTATCTGGACCTCAAGAATCTACAGGAACATTCAAAACAGGAAGTATCAGTAAAAAAGAATATATGGATATTGCAAAAAGAATAAACACATTTATAGATTCCAATAATAACGCTCCAAATTATGCATCAAGCAGTTTAGGAAAAGTTAATTATGAATCTTTAGTTTATATGTTTGCAAAAGTATTCAATTTCTACAATACAAACAATGCACTACCAAATAACGTTGCAATGGATTTAGCATTTAAAGTTTCACCTTCAAATTCAAATGGAACAGCTACAACAATATTCAGCTTAGCTCAGATTCAAAAAGCAGCGGCGAATGTCAAAAAGTACATTGAAACAAATCATAAACTACCGAGCTACGTAACTGTAGGTACAAGCAAGATAAACCCTGAAGATTTCCTTAGATTAATGCTCATAGGTACTATAGAAATCAATGATGGGGCAAAAATGCCATTATCACTAAAAGAAATTGGCACTCCAGCAGCAGCAGCCGAATCTATAAAAAGCGGTGATTTAACCAAAGATCAGTACCTGGATCTTGCAAAAAGAATTAAGGCATTCATAGATGCAAATGGTAAAATACCAAATCATGCAACTACTCCACTTGGAGAAATGAAATATGAATCCTTTGTTTACATGTTTGCAAAGATACTCGGCTTTGCTGATTCAAACAACAGACTACCAGCTACTGTTTCAGTAAATTCATGGAGTTCAATTTCAACACCAGTTATTTCGGGTGCACCAGTGCCTGCAGATTTACAGAAATATCTAGCAGCGACAGCGAACTGTCAGGTAACCAATGCACAAATTAAAGCACTGGCAGCAAAAATAACAAGCGGTAAAACTACCACATATGCGAAAGCAGTGGCCATATTTAACTGGGTGAGGGATAATATTGGTTATTCCTTCTACTATAATACCAAAAAAGGAGCTGTAGGTACATTAAACGCAAAAACTGGAAACTGTGTGGATACAGCACATCTTGTTATTGCTCTTTCAAGAGCTGCAGGATTACCTGCAATGTATGCCCATGGTAGTTGCAGATTTACCAGTGGTAGTGTATACGGACACGTTTGGGCCCGAATATGGGTAGACGGTAAATGGTATGTAGCAGATGCAACAAGTTCTAAAAATAGTCTGGGTGTTGTAAATAACTGGAATACAGCTACATACACTTTAAAAGGTACATATGCTTCATTACCTTTCTAG
- a CDS encoding hemerythrin domain-containing protein — translation MTYEKLYGMLVHDHEEVKGLFEETISKNDTSKFPEIKKELEVHMMGEEKFYYPKAKKVDKKLVEHGIEEHEEAKQLLRELDKMDTGSSKWMSKFKELKESVEHHVEEEEEKLFLETKESLSDNEEMEAAQNIEKEKSKMM, via the coding sequence ATGACATATGAAAAATTATATGGGATGCTAGTTCACGACCATGAAGAGGTTAAAGGCCTTTTTGAGGAAACTATAAGTAAAAATGACACTTCCAAGTTCCCCGAAATTAAAAAAGAGTTGGAAGTACACATGATGGGCGAAGAGAAATTTTATTACCCTAAAGCAAAAAAAGTGGATAAAAAACTGGTCGAACATGGCATTGAAGAGCATGAAGAAGCCAAACAATTGCTTAGAGAATTAGATAAAATGGACACAGGCAGTAGCAAATGGATGTCTAAATTCAAAGAGTTAAAAGAGTCTGTAGAACATCATGTGGAGGAAGAAGAAGAAAAGCTCTTCCTTGAAACTAAAGAATCTCTAAGCGATAATGAGGAGATGGAAGCTGCTCAAAATATAGAGAAAGAAAAATCAAAAATGATGTAA
- a CDS encoding tRNA (guanine(10)-N(2))-dimethyltransferase, whose amino-acid sequence MEIKTIKEGLVTVKAPEFDKISSKAPVFYNPVMELNRDLSVLAIKAYQKELGREISICDAFGGSGIRGIRYAKEIDDVSNVVITDINPLAVQYANENIEINNLNNVKVYKEDSNILLRKCRGKFDVVDIDPFGTPSPYIESAAISLKAGGMICATATDTSALCGTYKEPCIRKYSAKPLKTEYCHEIGIRILAGFIARTFSKYKKCIEVKFSHSSEHYMRLYAVIKKGAKITDESLKNIGYIMHCDNCLYRTLIRGFAPKIPSSCPVCGKNFKISGPLWCGSILNSDFIKDMLKNIEDTKINQENKAFKLLNTAYLEVDAPATYYDIHQVCKNLKTSAPRLDDVIEALRNEGYFVSRTHFKPTGIKTNVPLTILKEILLKKQ is encoded by the coding sequence ATGGAAATAAAAACTATTAAAGAGGGACTGGTTACAGTTAAAGCCCCTGAATTTGATAAAATATCATCGAAAGCGCCTGTTTTCTACAACCCAGTTATGGAATTAAATAGGGACTTATCTGTACTGGCAATAAAAGCTTATCAAAAGGAATTAGGTCGTGAAATCAGTATTTGTGATGCCTTTGGCGGAAGCGGCATCAGAGGAATAAGATATGCAAAGGAAATAGATGATGTCTCTAATGTAGTTATAACTGACATTAATCCCCTGGCAGTTCAATATGCAAATGAAAATATTGAAATAAACAATTTAAACAATGTTAAAGTATATAAAGAGGATTCAAATATCTTGCTTAGAAAATGCAGGGGCAAATTTGATGTTGTGGACATAGATCCTTTCGGTACACCCTCCCCCTACATTGAATCTGCTGCAATTAGCCTTAAAGCGGGCGGAATGATATGCGCAACTGCCACTGACACTTCTGCACTATGCGGAACTTATAAAGAGCCGTGTATCCGAAAATATAGTGCCAAACCCCTTAAAACTGAATACTGTCATGAGATTGGAATCAGGATTCTTGCTGGGTTCATTGCCCGCACTTTCTCCAAATATAAAAAGTGTATTGAAGTGAAATTTTCACACAGCAGCGAACATTACATGAGACTCTATGCAGTAATTAAAAAAGGAGCTAAGATAACCGATGAATCCCTAAAAAACATAGGTTACATAATGCACTGTGATAATTGCCTCTATAGAACATTGATTAGGGGTTTTGCCCCCAAAATACCTTCAAGTTGTCCTGTTTGTGGAAAAAACTTTAAGATTTCAGGTCCTCTATGGTGTGGTAGTATATTAAATTCTGATTTCATAAAAGACATGCTAAAAAATATAGAAGATACAAAGATAAATCAGGAGAATAAAGCCTTTAAACTGCTGAATACTGCGTATTTAGAGGTAGATGCTCCTGCAACCTATTATGATATCCATCAGGTCTGTAAAAATTTAAAAACAAGTGCTCCACGTCTTGATGATGTCATTGAAGCCCTTAGAAACGAAGGTTATTTTGTATCCAGGACTCATTTTAAACCAACTGGAATAAAAACTAATGTCCCATTAACTATTTTAAAAGAAATCCTGCTTAAAAAGCAGTGA
- a CDS encoding Lrp/AsnC family transcriptional regulator, translating to MDDADDVIKIDETDKKILNLLNRDGRMSYRKISRELNISVGTVHNRVDKFMKSGIIKKFVPQIDHSKLGYKLTTVIGVRVKGGVLSNWENKTAYHKNVIGIYDVTGEFDAILIAKFKDTTELDAFVKELLREGDVQRTYTQTVLNIVKEDMGSTDIFSR from the coding sequence ATGGACGATGCAGATGATGTGATAAAAATTGATGAAACAGACAAAAAAATCCTCAATTTATTAAATAGAGACGGTAGGATGTCATACCGGAAAATTTCACGTGAATTGAATATATCCGTAGGTACGGTGCATAACAGAGTGGATAAATTCATGAAATCAGGCATTATTAAAAAATTCGTTCCCCAGATAGACCATTCCAAACTTGGTTATAAATTAACCACCGTTATAGGTGTTAGAGTTAAAGGAGGAGTTTTAAGCAACTGGGAAAACAAAACTGCCTACCATAAAAATGTTATCGGCATTTATGACGTTACCGGTGAATTTGATGCCATATTAATAGCAAAATTTAAAGATACTACCGAACTGGATGCCTTTGTTAAAGAATTATTGAGAGAAGGCGATGTGCAGAGAACATATACACAGACCGTTTTAAATATAGTTAAAGAAGATATGGGTTCCACAGATATTTTTAGCCGGTAA
- a CDS encoding DUF4013 domain-containing protein — translation MNIVDNITNSLKYPLGDWTKILILTVISIIPIVNFMSAGYMLRIIKSTLAGVDEVPGFDDLGELFIDGIKILIVSIVYMIVPLIIYFVALFPLMLSDPSNPSALLSGIAIVILLIDIIVSIIFALVLYPAIVNMALYDSEIGAAFRFSEVLNRIKAIGWGDYILWIIAIMITSFIVGIIAGIIGAILIIIIIGPLLWIVASAYLTMFQARSIGILFSESLE, via the coding sequence GTGAATATCGTAGATAATATAACAAATTCATTGAAATATCCTTTAGGCGATTGGACAAAAATACTCATTTTGACTGTTATATCCATAATTCCAATTGTAAACTTTATGAGTGCAGGATATATGCTAAGAATCATTAAATCGACCTTAGCAGGTGTTGATGAGGTGCCAGGATTTGACGATCTTGGAGAACTGTTTATTGATGGTATAAAAATACTCATTGTGAGCATTGTTTACATGATTGTACCACTAATAATATATTTCGTTGCATTATTCCCATTAATGTTAAGCGACCCAAGTAACCCTTCTGCCCTATTATCTGGTATAGCAATAGTTATTTTGTTAATAGATATTATAGTATCAATAATATTTGCTTTAGTACTATATCCTGCTATTGTTAACATGGCATTGTATGACAGTGAAATTGGAGCAGCATTCAGATTCAGTGAAGTATTAAATAGAATCAAAGCAATTGGATGGGGAGACTACATACTCTGGATAATAGCAATAATGATAACTTCATTCATTGTAGGAATTATTGCTGGGATAATTGGAGCTATTTTAATCATTATCATAATAGGTCCTTTATTATGGATTGTAGCTAGTGCCTACCTAACAATGTTCCAAGCTAGATCTATAGGCATATTATTCTCTGAATCCCTGGAATAA
- a CDS encoding spore germination protein GerW family protein, whose protein sequence is MAEEMMENMSNLVKTTVDELLKVLATDNVIGETMEVEDKVIIPLTKIGLMFGSGSGSGGMPGQKGMGAGAGGGAGIQPVSVIVAFKDVKGPSGVQILSVRGMGPVSKLAEDLGYAAKRMIEKEGGPSEMMKKRKKNDG, encoded by the coding sequence ATGGCTGAAGAAATGATGGAAAATATGAGTAATTTGGTTAAAACGACAGTTGATGAACTTTTAAAAGTTTTAGCCACAGATAATGTAATTGGAGAAACAATGGAAGTTGAAGATAAGGTAATAATTCCTTTAACCAAAATTGGTCTGATGTTTGGATCAGGATCAGGAAGCGGAGGAATGCCTGGTCAGAAAGGTATGGGCGCAGGTGCAGGTGGAGGGGCAGGAATACAACCTGTATCAGTAATAGTCGCATTTAAAGATGTTAAAGGCCCATCAGGAGTACAAATACTGTCAGTGCGCGGTATGGGTCCTGTATCTAAACTTGCAGAAGATTTAGGTTATGCTGCTAAGAGAATGATTGAAAAAGAAGGTGGACCTAGCGAAATGATGAAAAAAAGGAAGAAAAATGATGGGTAA